A segment of the Neochlamydia sp. S13 genome:
TTAGGGTGATGGATGGTATTAAGGATTTTTTGCCAATCAGCTAAGTCAACAGGCCTATTAGGCAAATGAAGCATTTCACAAATCATTGAGTCGAGATTTTGCTCATGTAGCTTTAAAGGAACTTCATAAATGCTCGATTCAACATCTGCTTCGTCAATGACTGCTCGGCGGCTAACATTACAAAAAAGGCTTAATTTATCTTTAACTTCTTCAGATAAAGGATTTTCACAACGACAGATAATAATATCGGCAAAAATACCAATTTCTCTTAAAACTTGCACAGAATGTTGGGAGGGCTTGGTTTTAACTTCTCCTGCCGCTTTTAAGTAAGGGACATAAGTCAGATGTATATTTAAGCAGTTGCCTTTATTTTCATTATGAAATTGACGGATAGCTTCTAAAAAAGGTAGCGATTCGATGTCGCCTACTGTTCCTCCTATTTCCACTAAAACAACATCAATATTTTCTTCTTGTTTAGTACAAATATGAATGCGTTGCTTAATTTCATCGGTGATATGAGGGATAACCTGCACTGTTTTTCCTAGATAATCTCCCTGCCTCTCTCGACGAATTACTGAATTATAAATCTGCCCTGAAGTGGCATTGGAAGCATGCGATAAAGGAGAGTTGGTATAGCGATAATAATGTCCCAGGTCAAGATCAGTTTCCGCTCCATCATCGGTTACATATACCTCCCCGTGCTGATAAGGACTCATCGTACCGGGATCTACATTTAAGTAAGGATCAAATTTAAGTAAGGCAATTTTGAGGCCTTTTTTTTCAAGCAGCATCGCAATAGAGGCAGCCGTCAACCCTTTACCAAGAGATGAACAAACTCCGCCTGTTATGAACAAATATTTTGTTTGCATAATAATAGTGACTCAATTTTTTTTATATCTTCAGGATGATCAACGCTAAGGCTTGCACTTTCGACTATCGCGGTTTTTATCTTATATCCATGCTCTAAAACTTTAAGCTGTTCTAGGTCTTCTGCTAGTTGCAGGGGAGTAGTCCCTAACTTACCATAGGTAAATAAGAATTCTCGACGGAATCCGTAGATTCCAATATGTTTAAAGTAAACCGTGCGAGGATCAAATTTTGCCGACGGATTACTAGGGATCAAGGAGCGGCTAAAGTAAAGAGCATTCCCTTGTCGATCTAAGCAGCATTTAACAACAAAAGGATTTAAAGCCTCAGCTTCTGAATGAATTTTCGTAACCGCTGTGGACATAACATTATTTGGATCTTGGAGCAGTAGCTGAACCACTTTATGAATGATAGAAGGTTCTAAGCAAGGTTCATCTCCCTGTATATTCACTACTATAGAGGCTTCTTTAAAGATAGGATTATTTTGTACAGCCTCAATTAGTCGATCTGAGCCGGTGGGACATCCAGAAGAAGTCATAACAACCTTGCCTCCAAAGCTTTCTACATGCTCAAAAATTCGTCTATCATCTGTCGCCACGAACACTTCATCTAAAGAAAGGCATTTTTTTGTGTTTTCGTAAGTTCGTTGGATGAGTGATTTGCCTAAAATACTTGCTAAAGGCTTTCCGGGAAAGCGAGTGCTCCCATAACGTGCGGGGATAACGCCGATAATTTTCGGTAATTTTGTTTCCGACATCTCTTCTCTTAAAATTTATAAAAAAGCAGTTTATTTCATTGGATCCATAAATTCAAGAGTTATTCGAAAAGGATGTTACTCCCTGCAAACCGCTGCTGTTTACACGAAGAAAACTACAATGGATTACAGGTTCTTTTTGATAGGGGAGGGAAAAAACTTATGGAGCTACAGCCATAGAAGGACGATAGATGAAAATTTCATAGCTTTTGCAAGTTAATAGAGCTTAAAGGTAAATTTTCTTGTATCTCTGTAGTCTTCTTATCATATTTAGCAAGTAATCCTTCAAAATAAGAAACTGAAGGATTTCTATAAATACTCACTATCTCTTTTTCTACGGCGGGAAAAATATCAGCTACATTTTTTAAGGTGATGGTATTGACATCGCGAGCAGGCTGATAATAAATCTCTCCATCAGAATAATAGTCTGTTGTTGAAAGAATTTTATAGTGGGTTAAGATTTTGATAATTTCTGCTAGCTTGATCTTGGCTACTCCAAACTTATCTGAAAGCTGATGAATAGTATAAGGGGTTTTGCCTTCACAAAAATTACGAATGCAGCTATAAATAATCATAAGAGCTAGCACGCGTCGACAAGTTAGGGTTTGAGGAGTGCCTTCACGCCTAGGCGCATAATTCCATGCCATAATCTCTGCTTGGTAGGCCAATTCGGCTCCAGCTAAAATGATCATCCAACTTAAATTTAGCCATATTAAAAATAAAGGCAAAGCTGCGAAACTTCCATAAACAGCCCCATAGCTAGAAAGTTTTAACTGTATGTTAATATAAAACGTTTGGATAAGCTGATAGACTGTTCCTCCTACAAGCACGCCAAGCATTCCATGTTTGAATGAAATCTTTCGATTAGGCAAAAAGAAATATAAAAAAGTAAATAACATCCAAGTTATCAAAAAGGGAAAAAAATGAATAAATAGGTATTCAAAGAAAACTACTTTTCTAGAAATTTCTACAATATGGGTTTTTAGGTAAATAGTTAGGCTACTTGAAACGACGAAAAATAAGGGGCATATAATAATGGCTGCAATATAGTCGGTAACTTTCCTTATCCAGGAGCGTGCACAAGGAATTTTCCAAATATCATTTAAAGCTTCTTCTACATTTCCCAAGATATTATAAACAGTCCATAGTAGTAATACCACTCCCACACCAGCAATCAAGGTACTACTCGTTTCTTCCAAAAGGCTATACGCAAAGTCAATCGTATAGTTAGCAATATCAGGCTGCTTGCTAAGTTGTTCTTTAATAACTTCTTCTAAAAAGGGGGCAAAGCCAAAGCCTCGAGCGAGGCCAAGAATTACGGCAAGCACGGGAACAATAGACATTAAAGTAAAGTAGGTTAAAGCTGCTGCACGTGCGTTGCAGTCATCTTCATAAAAACCTTTAACTGTATGACAAAATAGTTTCCATATTCTTTTCATAAATGCAGATTATATCAAATCTTAAACTTATGCAAGCACTTGCTAGTAATAACCTAAGTAAGAAAGGATGGCTTTATCTTTTACTTGCTGCTAAAAAGCGATATAAAACTCATACCTAAACCTGGTAGAGGCTCAACATTTTCTAGGCGAGGATTTTTTTCTAGCTTTTGCCATCTTGGCTTTAACCTTTAGCCTAATCGTTTTTTCATCTCTTTCAAAGAAATAGTAC
Coding sequences within it:
- the kdsB gene encoding 3-deoxy-manno-octulosonate cytidylyltransferase; this encodes MSETKLPKIIGVIPARYGSTRFPGKPLASILGKSLIQRTYENTKKCLSLDEVFVATDDRRIFEHVESFGGKVVMTSSGCPTGSDRLIEAVQNNPIFKEASIVVNIQGDEPCLEPSIIHKVVQLLLQDPNNVMSTAVTKIHSEAEALNPFVVKCCLDRQGNALYFSRSLIPSNPSAKFDPRTVYFKHIGIYGFRREFLFTYGKLGTTPLQLAEDLEQLKVLEHGYKIKTAIVESASLSVDHPEDIKKIESLLLCKQNICS
- a CDS encoding YihY/virulence factor BrkB family protein; the encoded protein is MKRIWKLFCHTVKGFYEDDCNARAAALTYFTLMSIVPVLAVILGLARGFGFAPFLEEVIKEQLSKQPDIANYTIDFAYSLLEETSSTLIAGVGVVLLLWTVYNILGNVEEALNDIWKIPCARSWIRKVTDYIAAIIICPLFFVVSSSLTIYLKTHIVEISRKVVFFEYLFIHFFPFLITWMLFTFLYFFLPNRKISFKHGMLGVLVGGTVYQLIQTFYINIQLKLSSYGAVYGSFAALPLFLIWLNLSWMIILAGAELAYQAEIMAWNYAPRREGTPQTLTCRRVLALMIIYSCIRNFCEGKTPYTIHQLSDKFGVAKIKLAEIIKILTHYKILSTTDYYSDGEIYYQPARDVNTITLKNVADIFPAVEKEIVSIYRNPSVSYFEGLLAKYDKKTTEIQENLPLSSINLQKL
- a CDS encoding CTP synthase, whose amino-acid sequence is MQTKYLFITGGVCSSLGKGLTAASIAMLLEKKGLKIALLKFDPYLNVDPGTMSPYQHGEVYVTDDGAETDLDLGHYYRYTNSPLSHASNATSGQIYNSVIRRERQGDYLGKTVQVIPHITDEIKQRIHICTKQEENIDVVLVEIGGTVGDIESLPFLEAIRQFHNENKGNCLNIHLTYVPYLKAAGEVKTKPSQHSVQVLREIGIFADIIICRCENPLSEEVKDKLSLFCNVSRRAVIDEADVESSIYEVPLKLHEQNLDSMICEMLHLPNRPVDLADWQKILNTIHHPKGTITVGVIGKYVQHQDAYKSVFESLHHGAISLGYKLEIKCYEADKLAEEGVDLENIIKGCDGYLVPGGFGERGWMGKIFSAKYCRERKIPYFGICLGMQVMAVEFARHVVKLEDANTTEVDPFTKNPVISLLSEQKVVQDMGGTMRLGAYNCYLKAGSKAHHAYKQDKISERHRHRYEFNNKYKEQMEKAGFIISGTLESASLCEIAEIKDHPWMVGVQFHPEFKSKPTQAHPLFKSFVQAMIDYQAKK